The sequence below is a genomic window from Rhodothermales bacterium.
GTGCTGGTCGGTCAGGTACTGGGCGTTGACGATCTCGACGTTGCCTTCCTGATCGGGTGCGGGGTCCTGGCTGAACAGGATGTCCCGTCCGCTGAGCTGCATCTTGGGGCCGAAGTTGGACATTGAGGCCCCCAGGCGGAGGCGGTCGTAGGGGGTGATGAACAGCAGGCCGATGTCGAAGGCCATGGATGACGCGCTGCTGTGCCAGATGGATTCCTGCACGTACTTGAGCGTGCCGCCCAGTGAAAACCGGTCGGTCAGCGCGCGTCCGTAGGAAAGCTGGAGCGCGAGATTGCGGACGCTGAACTGCTCGCCGGTCCCTTCCGGCTGGGTCGAGGTACGGACCTCCATCTCCCCGGAATCCAGATAGATCAGCGACGCCGCGATCACGCCGGCGCTCCCGAGCGAGGTCCCGAACGCGGCGAAGTTGTAGTCGACGCCGGCGAGGTAGTCGGTGTAGGCGAGTTGGACGGCGCTGCCCTGGAGGTTGGAGAGCCCGGCCGGGTTCCAGTAGAGCGCGGACAGGTCGTTGGCGACCGATACGTAGCTGCCACCCAGCGCGATGGCGCGGGCGCCCACGCCAAGCTTCAGGAACTGGGCGGACGTCGTCCCTTTTTTGGTGATGGTGCTGCGGTCGGGCGAGTCGGTGCCTACCTGCGCCCGAGAGGGCGGGGCGAGGAGGACGAGCAGGGCGCCGGCGACGAGGATAACGGCACGTTTCATAGCGTACGTGGAGATCGTGGGCGGAACCCGTTATTTGATGACGGCGAACTTGCCGATAAACGATCCCTCTTCCGACTCGACGTGGAAAAGGTAGAGGCCGTAGGCGATGTTCATGTTGTCGAGCGTGCGAAGGTCCCAGAAGGCCTTGCCTTCGCTGAGCGCGCCGTCGTGCTCGATGACATCGACGAGTTCGCCGGCCAGCGTGTAGATCCGGATCGTGCACCGCTGCGGCACGTTGGCGAAATAGAGCCGCCGATCCCCGCGATCCGCCCGGTTGATCGGGTTGCGCGGCTCGAACACGTCGGTGGCCACATA
It includes:
- a CDS encoding PorV/PorQ family protein encodes the protein MKRAVILVAGALLVLLAPPSRAQVGTDSPDRSTITKKGTTSAQFLKLGVGARAIALGGSYVSVANDLSALYWNPAGLSNLQGSAVQLAYTDYLAGVDYNFAAFGTSLGSAGVIAASLIYLDSGEMEVRTSTQPEGTGEQFSVRNLALQLSYGRALTDRFSLGGTLKYVQESIWHSSASSMAFDIGLLFITPYDRLRLGASMSNFGPKMQLSGRDILFSQDPAPDQEGNVEIVNAQYLTDQHPLPLIFRLGLSWDAIATADHRIILMTDAAHPNDNAEYMNIGAEYSFRNLIALRTGYRNLFEPDGEQGLTFGAGLSLRLDRALRLRFDYAYADFGRLEETHWLTVDLEF